One genomic window of Trichlorobacter lovleyi includes the following:
- a CDS encoding AMMECR1 domain-containing protein yields the protein MKGRLALLTLCICLLTLPASGTTFSLPDRTALLEYAREVMVSHLEKQPAPGPPAITAGSQRACFVTFFVKRQVMACFGSFTPRHTTLFDEISDNIRLALKNDRRASRLTPELARSASIQITFPGQPQPVSDWRLVDPQQEGLLVEASDGRGVAIVPGEARTAHYAWRSALQRLGLSERSSGVRLYRFKAEYIRSQE from the coding sequence ATGAAAGGCAGATTGGCACTGCTCACCCTCTGCATCTGTCTGCTGACGCTGCCCGCTTCCGGCACAACCTTCAGCCTGCCGGACCGGACCGCCCTGCTGGAGTATGCCAGGGAGGTCATGGTCAGCCATCTGGAAAAGCAGCCCGCACCCGGCCCACCGGCGATCACCGCTGGTTCCCAGCGGGCCTGTTTTGTCACCTTCTTTGTCAAGCGCCAGGTCATGGCCTGTTTTGGCAGTTTTACTCCGCGCCACACCACCCTGTTTGATGAGATCAGCGACAACATCCGGCTGGCCCTGAAGAATGACCGTCGTGCAAGCCGCTTAACCCCGGAACTGGCCCGCTCTGCCAGTATCCAGATCACCTTTCCCGGCCAGCCCCAACCGGTCAGCGATTGGCGTCTGGTTGATCCACAGCAGGAAGGCTTATTGGTGGAGGCATCGGATGGCCGCGGGGTGGCGATTGTGCCGGGTGAGGCCCGCACCGCACACTATGCCTGGCGCTCTGCCCTGCAACGCCTGGGATTAAGCGAGCGCAGCAGCGGGGTCAGACTGTACCGGTTCAAGGCGGAGTATATCAGGAGTCAGGAATAG
- the lexA gene encoding transcriptional repressor LexA encodes MNTYEGKPQQELTQRQKQVLQFITSYTDDNGFPPSQREIASHLNVSGTLPVMKHLGALERKGYIKRESVNRGIALVRPANRSVSLPVVGVVRAGHLAPAIEDIQGHFAVDPMAVKGEDCFFLRVSGDSMINAGILDGDLAMVRPQQTAGNKDTVVAMIDGEVTLKWFYRERDHIRLQPANPNMEPIIIRPEDGELSIVGKVIGVYRRMN; translated from the coding sequence ATGAATACCTATGAAGGCAAACCCCAACAGGAACTGACTCAGCGCCAGAAACAGGTGCTGCAGTTCATTACGTCATACACGGATGACAACGGCTTTCCGCCCAGCCAGCGCGAGATCGCCAGCCACCTGAATGTCTCGGGCACGCTGCCGGTCATGAAGCATCTCGGGGCATTGGAGCGCAAAGGCTACATCAAGCGGGAGAGTGTCAACCGGGGCATAGCCCTGGTGCGGCCGGCCAACCGTTCAGTATCTCTGCCGGTGGTAGGTGTCGTGCGGGCTGGGCACCTTGCCCCTGCAATTGAAGATATTCAGGGGCACTTCGCGGTGGATCCGATGGCGGTCAAGGGAGAGGACTGCTTCTTTCTGCGGGTAAGTGGTGATTCCATGATCAATGCAGGCATCCTGGACGGCGATCTGGCAATGGTACGACCGCAGCAGACTGCCGGCAACAAGGATACCGTGGTTGCCATGATTGATGGTGAAGTGACGCTGAAATGGTTCTACCGGGAACGGGACCACATCCGGCTGCAACCGGCAAACCCGAACATGGAACCGATCATCATCCGCCCGGAGGATGGCGAGCTGAGCATAGTCGGCAAGGTAATCGGCGTGTACCGCCGGATGAACTGA
- a CDS encoding c-type cytochrome, protein MRSGLVLLVSILLSGLAWADMPGEKLFNRKCTMCHVVRGRGGAIGPDLSKVAARMSEAQLQAKVAYPKKSHPGTSMPSFATLEAAEMQALMAYLKTLK, encoded by the coding sequence ATGAGATCAGGTCTGGTGCTGTTGGTGTCCATACTGTTGTCCGGGCTGGCCTGGGCAGATATGCCTGGTGAGAAGCTGTTTAACCGCAAATGCACCATGTGCCATGTGGTCAGAGGGCGGGGCGGGGCGATCGGCCCTGATCTGAGCAAGGTGGCTGCCCGTATGTCAGAGGCCCAGCTGCAGGCCAAGGTGGCCTACCCCAAGAAGTCCCATCCCGGTACCTCCATGCCTTCCTTTGCCACCCTTGAGGCCGCTGAGATGCAGGCGTTGATGGCCTACCTGAAGACGCTTAAATAA
- a CDS encoding type II toxin-antitoxin system VapC family toxin — MKILLDTNIVLDLLMDRMPFADAAAELFSKVEDGSATGYLCGTTITTVYYLAAKVVGTPKAQEELKKLLSLFEVAPVNRPVLQSALAAGFGDFEDAVIHESAGHVGAEAIVTRNQKDFKKSKIPVYSAEEVVKVLSLKAVSSEP, encoded by the coding sequence TTGAAAATACTCCTGGATACAAACATCGTCCTTGATCTGCTGATGGACCGCATGCCATTCGCGGATGCCGCAGCAGAACTGTTTTCAAAGGTGGAAGACGGAAGCGCCACCGGGTACTTGTGCGGCACGACAATCACGACCGTCTATTATCTTGCAGCAAAAGTGGTAGGTACACCAAAGGCACAGGAAGAACTGAAAAAACTGCTGAGTCTTTTTGAAGTAGCCCCTGTTAACCGACCTGTCCTCCAGTCAGCACTTGCCGCTGGTTTTGGCGATTTTGAAGACGCAGTAATTCATGAATCTGCCGGTCATGTCGGAGCTGAAGCCATTGTCACCCGCAATCAGAAGGATTTTAAAAAGTCAAAAATACCGGTGTATTCTGCGGAGGAGGTGGTAAAAGTACTGTCCTTGAAAGCAGTATCGAGTGAACCATAG
- a CDS encoding DUF6364 family protein, whose product MQTKLTLRLEDQLIEQAKSYAAQAGKSVSQIVADYFKLLTTQKAKTNTPSTPITQSLRGLLRESKLDEKDYKKYLEEKHL is encoded by the coding sequence ATGCAAACCAAACTCACTCTTCGTCTTGAAGATCAACTAATTGAACAGGCTAAATCCTACGCAGCACAAGCCGGGAAATCTGTATCGCAGATCGTTGCAGACTACTTCAAGCTGCTCACTACTCAGAAAGCCAAAACCAACACACCTTCAACACCAATAACGCAATCACTTCGGGGGTTATTGCGGGAATCAAAGCTGGATGAAAAGGATTACAAAAAATATCTGGAGGAAAAACACCTTTGA
- a CDS encoding radical SAM protein codes for MKRPLPKLVYADAQGQIYDHPFLTMAGMSGPEAVLPEQVELIPLPEGSRLFTIPGTPPIAWDNRAKRFTTVEKAPGIRGKLQAVSAFMAPGFARTLLPACDYSKKQVLLPLWSYTAVGWDEAQDCFVVAATRVDSNTNWNPENYDDRLLDPLVRQRLAEQPDNRLLEQLARCAIDYHCFAAKNLFFRRWEAPLPTSPVCNSACLGCISLQASECCPSNHDRISFVPTPEEIIELALPHLEQAEQAIVSYGQGCEGDPIMQAPTIAEATRRLKAATSRGTINFNSNGSLPERIEELCDAGMDSFRFSLNSVLEERYNAYYRPKGYSFDNVIRSLKISKQAGRFTMVNYLISPGVTDAPEEVAALKRFVADTGVDMLQLRNLSIDPDLYNRAMQANGRGIGMHRLLTELKQEFPQLQFGYYNRTRENFFPPGFEKGWPISSS; via the coding sequence ATGAAACGCCCCCTGCCCAAACTGGTCTACGCCGATGCCCAGGGCCAGATCTACGACCACCCCTTCCTGACCATGGCCGGTATGAGTGGCCCGGAAGCGGTTTTACCGGAGCAGGTTGAACTGATCCCGCTACCGGAAGGCAGCCGCCTCTTCACCATTCCCGGCACGCCGCCGATCGCCTGGGACAACCGCGCCAAACGGTTTACCACGGTGGAAAAGGCGCCCGGTATCAGGGGCAAACTGCAGGCGGTTTCCGCCTTCATGGCGCCGGGCTTTGCCCGCACCCTGCTGCCGGCCTGTGATTACAGCAAAAAGCAGGTGCTGCTGCCGCTCTGGTCCTATACCGCCGTGGGCTGGGATGAGGCGCAGGATTGCTTCGTGGTGGCCGCCACCAGAGTTGACAGCAATACCAACTGGAACCCGGAAAACTACGATGACCGGCTGCTGGATCCACTGGTGCGACAGCGGCTGGCAGAACAGCCGGACAACCGCCTGCTGGAACAGCTGGCCCGCTGTGCCATCGACTACCACTGCTTTGCTGCCAAGAACCTCTTCTTCCGCCGCTGGGAGGCGCCGCTACCCACTTCACCGGTCTGCAACTCGGCCTGCCTGGGCTGTATCTCGCTGCAGGCGTCGGAGTGCTGCCCCTCCAACCACGACCGGATCAGTTTTGTACCCACACCGGAAGAGATCATTGAGCTGGCCCTGCCCCATCTGGAACAGGCCGAACAGGCGATCGTCTCCTACGGACAGGGCTGCGAAGGGGACCCGATCATGCAGGCCCCCACCATCGCCGAGGCAACCCGCCGTCTCAAGGCAGCCACCTCACGGGGCACGATCAACTTCAACTCCAACGGTTCCCTGCCGGAGCGGATAGAGGAGTTGTGCGACGCCGGCATGGACTCCTTCCGTTTCTCGCTCAACTCGGTCCTGGAAGAACGCTACAACGCCTACTACCGGCCTAAAGGGTACAGCTTCGACAACGTTATCCGCTCCCTCAAGATCTCCAAGCAGGCCGGCCGCTTTACCATGGTCAACTACCTGATCTCCCCCGGCGTGACCGATGCACCGGAGGAGGTGGCGGCACTGAAACGCTTCGTGGCTGACACCGGGGTGGATATGCTGCAACTCAGAAACCTGTCCATTGATCCTGATCTCTACAACCGGGCCATGCAGGCCAACGGCCGGGGGATCGGCATGCACCGTCTGCTGACTGAGCTGAAGCAGGAGTTCCCGCAGCTCCAGTTTGGCTACTACAACCGCACCAGAGAAAACTTCTTCCCGCCCGGCTTTGAAAAGGGCTGGCCAATCTCAAGCAGCTAA
- the hemW gene encoding radical SAM family heme chaperone HemW, with the protein MFSRLYLHIPWCLSKCGYCAFSSRPLEPHQLEQTCSLLLQEMELAATAYPLNQPLRSLYFGGGTPSLLTPEQVSRLVTHSRDLFGHSDTIEITLEANPGTVSLDSLTGYCQAGVTRLSLGAQSFNDMMLQTLGRRHTSAETRSSFQLAQQAGFNSIGLDLICGLPGQEMAAWRQDLAAALALQPDHLSIYGLTIEEETPFAGRYPAGSPELPDHDLSADMLEEADNRLGAAGYEHYEIANFARPGCRSQHNCGYWQRDGYLGIGPGAHSFLRQGWGLRWGNQGVFETWAAAIQNNRLAATEQQELTREDALSEHIFLGLRMADGISLNGFAEQFGERVEQRFAEAIHQLQQAGLLSCSRDRLCLTKRGMLLSNQVFVRFL; encoded by the coding sequence ATGTTCTCCCGTCTCTACCTGCATATCCCCTGGTGCCTCAGCAAATGCGGCTATTGTGCCTTCAGCTCCCGGCCGCTTGAACCGCACCAGCTGGAGCAGACCTGCAGTCTGCTGCTGCAAGAGATGGAACTGGCAGCCACGGCCTATCCCCTCAACCAGCCGCTCCGCTCCCTCTACTTTGGCGGCGGCACCCCTTCCCTGCTGACGCCTGAACAGGTCAGCCGTCTGGTCACCCACTCACGGGATCTGTTTGGTCACAGCGACACGATTGAGATCACCCTGGAGGCCAACCCCGGCACGGTCAGCCTTGACTCGCTGACCGGCTATTGCCAGGCCGGAGTGACCCGGCTTTCGCTGGGGGCGCAATCCTTCAACGACATGATGCTGCAAACCTTGGGTAGGCGGCACACCTCAGCCGAAACCCGCAGCAGCTTCCAGTTGGCGCAGCAGGCCGGTTTCAACAGCATCGGCCTGGACCTGATCTGCGGCCTGCCGGGCCAGGAGATGGCTGCCTGGCGCCAGGATCTGGCAGCAGCGCTGGCGTTGCAGCCGGATCATCTCTCCATCTACGGCCTGACCATTGAGGAGGAGACCCCCTTTGCCGGGCGCTATCCTGCAGGTTCACCAGAACTGCCGGACCATGACCTGTCCGCAGACATGCTTGAAGAGGCTGATAACCGACTGGGCGCTGCCGGCTACGAACATTACGAGATCGCCAACTTTGCCCGCCCAGGCTGTCGATCTCAGCACAACTGCGGCTACTGGCAGCGGGACGGGTATCTTGGGATCGGGCCTGGTGCCCACTCCTTTCTGCGCCAGGGCTGGGGCCTGCGCTGGGGCAATCAGGGCGTTTTTGAGACCTGGGCTGCTGCCATCCAAAACAACAGGCTTGCAGCAACCGAACAACAGGAGCTGACCCGTGAGGATGCCCTGTCTGAGCATATCTTCCTGGGGCTGCGCATGGCAGACGGTATCAGCCTTAACGGTTTTGCAGAGCAATTTGGCGAACGCGTGGAGCAGCGTTTTGCAGAAGCGATCCACCAGCTGCAACAAGCCGGATTGCTGAGCTGCAGCCGGGACCGGCTCTGCCTGACCAAGCGGGGAATGCTGCTTTCCAATCAGGTCTTCGTGCGTTTTCTCTAA
- a CDS encoding VanW family protein, whose translation MKSIPALFLFLLFFCIGQPALAADDAFSHIWGGFSTSLQLRSDQQRHNTATAARDLDRLIIAPGETFSFNERVGARDTGKGYQAAPIITASGLLEDIPGGGICQLASTIYNAGLLAGMQVVERHPHSRAVGHVPPGRDATIASWRKDLKLKNPFPYPLQLRIALNRNRLTTSLYAPLEKPFTTELNVSRTRLVPDTVVVGSNAATPQQQGASGFSTETRRIIRENGQVRDELISQDIYPAPSRVVTGTRP comes from the coding sequence ATGAAGAGCATTCCTGCCCTCTTCCTGTTCCTGCTGTTTTTCTGCATCGGCCAGCCAGCCCTGGCTGCTGATGATGCCTTCAGCCATATCTGGGGTGGCTTCAGCACCTCACTGCAACTTCGCTCAGACCAGCAACGCCACAACACCGCCACCGCAGCCCGCGACCTGGACCGGCTGATCATTGCACCGGGTGAGACCTTCAGTTTTAACGAGCGGGTCGGCGCCCGGGACACCGGCAAGGGCTACCAGGCTGCACCGATCATCACGGCATCGGGACTGCTGGAGGATATCCCCGGCGGCGGCATCTGCCAGCTGGCCTCCACCATCTATAACGCCGGGCTCCTGGCCGGCATGCAGGTGGTGGAGCGACACCCCCACTCCCGTGCTGTCGGCCATGTACCGCCGGGCCGGGATGCCACCATCGCCTCCTGGCGTAAAGACCTGAAACTGAAAAACCCCTTTCCCTATCCGTTGCAACTGCGCATTGCCCTGAACCGGAACCGTCTGACCACGTCATTGTATGCCCCGCTTGAAAAACCGTTCACCACAGAGCTGAACGTCAGCCGGACCAGGCTGGTGCCGGACACCGTGGTGGTGGGCAGCAATGCCGCCACACCGCAACAACAGGGGGCCAGCGGGTTTTCCACCGAAACCAGACGGATCATCAGGGAAAACGGACAGGTACGGGATGAGCTGATCTCCCAGGACATCTACCCGGCCCCCAGCCGGGTGGTGACAGGGACCAGGCCATGA